A region of Planococcus sp. MSAK28401 DNA encodes the following proteins:
- a CDS encoding DUF72 domain-containing protein: MIYVGLTGWGDHPDVYSPGSKQKDKLVDYSAHFPIVELDSSFYAVQPERNISKWIRETPDNFQFVVKAYQGMTGHQRGENPFETREEMFEAYRLSVRPLKEAGKLAMVLLQFPPWFDCQKDHVDEIRAIIGELQEFDLAIEFRHQSWYADGMKEKTLEFLREHGLIHSVCDEPQAGDGSVPLVPESSRQDKVLLRLHGRNVHGWLNPGNAEKWREVRYLYDYNREELEEISRAVKHLEQQAEQVYVIFNNNSGGHAAGDAKQFQESNGLHFEGLSPKQLDLFEGGF, from the coding sequence ATGATTTATGTTGGATTGACGGGCTGGGGAGATCATCCAGATGTGTATAGCCCCGGGTCGAAACAAAAAGATAAATTGGTCGATTATAGTGCGCATTTTCCGATTGTGGAACTGGATTCTTCATTTTACGCAGTCCAGCCTGAGCGCAATATCAGCAAATGGATCCGCGAGACGCCGGACAATTTCCAATTCGTCGTAAAAGCATATCAGGGCATGACTGGGCATCAGCGCGGGGAAAATCCATTCGAGACCCGCGAGGAAATGTTCGAAGCTTACAGGTTGTCTGTCCGGCCGCTGAAAGAAGCGGGGAAGCTAGCCATGGTACTGTTGCAATTTCCGCCGTGGTTCGACTGCCAGAAAGATCATGTCGATGAAATCCGCGCCATTATCGGCGAATTGCAGGAATTCGACTTGGCGATCGAATTCCGCCATCAATCTTGGTATGCGGATGGCATGAAAGAAAAAACGCTGGAATTCCTCCGCGAACACGGGTTGATCCATTCGGTCTGCGATGAGCCACAGGCAGGGGATGGCTCAGTTCCGCTTGTCCCCGAATCCAGCCGTCAAGATAAAGTGCTGCTGCGTCTGCACGGGCGTAATGTCCACGGCTGGCTGAATCCCGGTAATGCTGAAAAATGGCGGGAAGTGCGTTATCTATACGATTATAACCGTGAGGAACTAGAAGAGATCAGCCGGGCTGTGAAGCATCTTGAACAGCAGGCAGAGCAGGTATATGTGATCTTCAATAATAATTCAGGCGGACATGCAGCGGGCGATGCAAAACAGTTCCAGGAATCAAATGGTTTGCATTTCGAAGGCTTGTCCCCGAAACAGCTCGACCTGTTTGAAGGCGGGTTCTGA
- a CDS encoding sulfite exporter TauE/SafE family protein, producing MVFLILLVVGLASGIVGALIGLGGGVVLVPVLLFLSSSVSVFPNLSPQQIVGLSVVMMIFIGLSSTIAYMKVGTVDYRSGFIFFIGSAPGTVLGAFVNSSLDVPSFQLYFGLLLVFLSLLLLLRDRLKAVSWFVDHGKKLSFHDRRADQEYVYGYPIWFALLLTFFVGFASGLFGIGGGSILVPAMILLFLFPPHVAVGTSMLMVFLSAIVNSITHISLGNVPWIYTLAIIPSAYIGAKIGAKLNRSIKSDTLVLVLRLALLLLGLRSIYEGIFSS from the coding sequence ATGGTATTCCTGATCCTTTTAGTAGTCGGACTTGCTTCAGGGATCGTCGGCGCGCTTATCGGCCTTGGAGGAGGCGTCGTCTTGGTGCCGGTGCTGCTATTCCTCAGCTCTTCGGTAAGTGTATTTCCAAACTTATCGCCTCAACAGATTGTGGGGCTATCGGTCGTTATGATGATCTTCATCGGCTTATCTTCAACGATTGCCTATATGAAGGTTGGCACTGTCGACTACCGAAGCGGGTTCATTTTCTTTATCGGCAGTGCGCCTGGAACGGTTTTAGGCGCCTTCGTCAACAGCAGTCTTGATGTGCCGTCCTTTCAATTGTATTTCGGCCTGCTATTGGTGTTCTTATCGTTGCTGCTGTTGCTCCGGGATCGCTTAAAGGCGGTGAGCTGGTTCGTTGATCACGGCAAAAAGCTAAGTTTCCATGACCGTCGAGCTGATCAGGAATATGTCTACGGTTACCCGATATGGTTTGCGCTCTTATTGACTTTTTTCGTCGGCTTTGCGTCCGGGCTATTCGGCATCGGCGGGGGTTCGATTCTCGTACCCGCCATGATCTTGCTGTTTTTATTTCCGCCTCATGTAGCCGTTGGGACGTCGATGCTGATGGTCTTTCTGTCGGCCATCGTTAATTCCATTACGCATATTTCACTCGGCAATGTCCCGTGGATCTATACTTTGGCCATTATCCCCTCAGCCTATATCGGCGCGAAAATCGGTGCCAAGCTGAACCGCAGTATCAAATCCGACACACTGGTCCTCGTGCTGCGGCTCGCATTATTATTACTCGGGCTCCGCTCGATTTACGAAGGAATTTTCAGTTCATAA
- a CDS encoding bifunctional metallophosphatase/5'-nucleotidase has protein sequence MSEIIHIYHTNDLHSHFTHWPRIKSLLTERRHWHEEAGDVCLVLDIGDHVDRSHPFTEGTAGKGNVQLLNEAGYDAVTIGNNEGITLSKAELDELYVQADFSVVVANLLDLDGKQPEWASPNQIIVTKDGTKIGIIAATAEFTPFYRRLGWQVTNGREVIKREAAEIRQSVDFLICMSHLGIREDELLAAECPELDIILGAHTHHLFHQGKEMGGTLLGAAGKFGYYIGHIEIDIATRKMTAEVIETDQLPEADEGFNEYLVGVGKQQMAETVFYNDRHLKAEWFKPSPMAELFGDALVSFASADCGLFNAGIFMEDMPKGEMTRYDFHRMLPHPINPCVIDLSGAELKEIYLQSLNEDWPQLELKGMGFRGAVFGRMIHSNMDMDEHQLMVGGEPADPNRIYRLATLDLFTFGYFFPALKRAQKSYFMPEFLRDVFGDYFRMKAIK, from the coding sequence ATGAGTGAAATCATCCATATTTATCATACGAACGACCTGCATAGCCATTTTACACACTGGCCCCGCATCAAATCCTTGCTGACAGAGCGCAGGCATTGGCACGAGGAAGCGGGCGACGTGTGTTTAGTCCTCGATATTGGGGACCACGTTGACCGTTCGCATCCTTTTACGGAAGGAACGGCCGGCAAAGGCAATGTGCAGCTGCTCAATGAAGCGGGTTACGATGCCGTGACTATCGGCAATAATGAAGGGATTACACTGTCCAAAGCAGAACTGGACGAATTGTACGTGCAGGCAGATTTTTCTGTAGTGGTTGCGAATCTATTGGATTTGGATGGCAAGCAGCCGGAATGGGCAAGCCCGAACCAAATCATCGTAACGAAGGATGGCACGAAAATCGGCATCATTGCAGCAACAGCGGAATTCACTCCGTTTTACCGCCGTCTCGGCTGGCAAGTGACGAACGGCAGGGAAGTGATTAAGCGGGAAGCGGCCGAAATCCGCCAGTCGGTCGATTTTCTTATCTGCATGTCCCATCTTGGCATCAGGGAAGACGAACTGTTGGCAGCAGAATGCCCGGAACTCGACATTATCTTGGGGGCGCATACCCATCATCTATTCCATCAAGGAAAAGAAATGGGCGGGACCTTGCTCGGTGCTGCCGGTAAGTTCGGTTATTATATCGGCCATATTGAAATTGATATAGCGACACGCAAGATGACCGCGGAAGTGATTGAAACCGACCAGTTGCCAGAAGCTGATGAAGGGTTCAATGAATACTTGGTCGGCGTCGGCAAGCAACAAATGGCTGAGACGGTTTTCTACAATGATCGGCATTTAAAAGCTGAATGGTTCAAACCTTCTCCTATGGCAGAATTATTTGGCGATGCCTTGGTTTCGTTCGCCTCGGCGGATTGCGGATTGTTCAATGCCGGCATTTTCATGGAAGATATGCCAAAAGGCGAGATGACGCGCTACGATTTCCACCGCATGCTGCCGCATCCGATCAATCCGTGCGTCATCGATCTCAGTGGCGCGGAGCTAAAAGAAATTTATCTTCAATCCTTGAACGAAGACTGGCCGCAGCTCGAGCTTAAAGGTATGGGCTTTCGGGGAGCGGTGTTCGGCCGGATGATTCATAGCAACATGGATATGGACGAGCATCAACTGATGGTCGGGGGCGAACCTGCTGACCCGAATCGCATTTACCGGCTGGCGACACTTGACCTGTTTACATTCGGCTACTTTTTCCCAGCATTGAAGCGGGCGCAGAAGAGCTATTTCATGCCTGAATTCCTGCGTGATGTTTTCGGTGATTATTTTCGCATGAAAGCCATTAAATAG
- a CDS encoding Na+/H+ antiporter NhaC family protein codes for MENTIFSILPPIIAIAMVLLTRRVLLSLGVGIVAAALILTSFAPVEAANELFTSFAVIFWNEGFNAYNVFIILFLLLLGVITAFVSLSGGSHAFADWASARVKTRRGAKLVTVFLGILIFIDDYFNALAVGQVARPITDRYKVSRAKLAYFIDSTAAPICVVSPVSSWGAAIIGIIGTILAGQTFLEYSALEAFLWMAPMNFYVIAALAIVFFVAIRDVDFGEMKKHERLAITEGQLFNPDKVIPGEMKEDFPSHAHGRVRDLLLPILLLIVGTVAAMMWTGYVNADRVFDIWLIFENTDVPLSLITGGIIGALAAIILYAIQIRRNEVAKVQWIGRGIWAGIQSMAGAVFILIFAWSLTYLIDALQTGTYLADAVARGNVPTSVLPVLLFVLAGVMAFSTGTSWGSFGILLPIAGTIMIQAEPELLLASLSAVLAGAVFGDHCSPISDTTILSSTGAGSNHMDHVVTQLPYALTSAAIAAVGYIVIGFTGSLPLALGAVAIVLAILFIFWSKRTTLMEKHEQN; via the coding sequence ATGGAAAACACAATCTTTTCGATACTGCCGCCAATTATCGCGATTGCGATGGTCCTGTTGACGCGTCGCGTATTGCTGTCGCTCGGCGTCGGCATCGTAGCGGCTGCGCTGATCTTGACTTCGTTTGCGCCAGTTGAGGCAGCGAATGAATTATTTACTTCATTTGCAGTGATTTTTTGGAATGAAGGCTTTAACGCTTACAATGTCTTCATCATTTTGTTCTTGTTATTGCTGGGAGTGATTACAGCATTCGTCAGCTTGTCTGGCGGTAGCCATGCATTTGCCGATTGGGCATCTGCGCGTGTGAAAACACGCCGCGGGGCGAAATTGGTTACGGTATTTCTCGGCATCTTGATTTTCATCGACGATTACTTCAATGCCTTGGCCGTCGGGCAAGTCGCACGGCCGATTACGGATCGCTATAAAGTATCGCGTGCAAAACTAGCTTATTTCATCGATTCCACGGCTGCACCGATTTGTGTCGTGTCTCCCGTATCCAGCTGGGGAGCTGCCATCATCGGGATCATCGGAACGATTTTAGCTGGACAGACCTTCTTGGAATACTCAGCGCTGGAAGCCTTCCTATGGATGGCACCGATGAACTTCTACGTCATCGCGGCACTCGCCATCGTATTCTTCGTCGCGATCCGTGATGTGGATTTCGGGGAAATGAAAAAACATGAACGCCTGGCGATTACAGAAGGCCAGTTGTTCAATCCAGATAAAGTGATTCCCGGGGAAATGAAAGAAGATTTCCCGAGCCACGCACACGGACGTGTCCGTGATTTGCTGTTGCCGATCCTGTTATTAATCGTCGGGACAGTCGCAGCGATGATGTGGACAGGATATGTAAATGCCGATAGAGTATTTGACATCTGGCTCATTTTCGAAAACACGGATGTGCCATTATCCTTGATCACAGGCGGAATCATCGGTGCGCTTGCTGCGATTATCCTGTACGCCATCCAGATCAGACGAAACGAAGTGGCAAAAGTGCAGTGGATCGGCAGAGGCATCTGGGCTGGCATTCAATCGATGGCTGGTGCAGTGTTTATCTTGATCTTTGCGTGGTCGCTGACTTATTTGATCGACGCGTTGCAAACTGGGACTTATCTTGCCGATGCAGTGGCACGCGGCAATGTGCCGACTAGTGTACTGCCGGTTCTATTGTTTGTGCTAGCAGGAGTCATGGCCTTTTCAACAGGCACTTCTTGGGGCTCGTTCGGGATCTTGCTGCCGATCGCTGGAACGATCATGATCCAGGCAGAACCTGAATTATTGCTCGCTTCTTTGTCTGCTGTATTGGCAGGCGCGGTATTCGGAGATCACTGTTCACCGATCTCAGATACCACCATTTTGTCGTCAACAGGTGCAGGAAGCAACCATATGGACCATGTCGTCACACAGTTGCCGTATGCATTGACTTCTGCAGCGATCGCAGCGGTAGGGTATATCGTCATAGGCTTTACCGGCTCCTTGCCTCTGGCTCTCGGAGCGGTAGCAATCGTCTTGGCAATACTATTCATTTTCTGGTCTAAACGCACAACTTTAATGGAGAAACATGAACAGAACTAA
- a CDS encoding sodium-dependent transporter: MERSTWGTRAGFIMAAVGSAIGLGNIWRFPYVAYENGGGAFFIPYLFALLTAGIPILILEFTIGHRYRGSAPLSFFRMSGKKAEWLGWWAMFVSFVISVYYAVIIAWAMRYTLFSFNQAWGEDTEGFLFNDFLQLTVNPGETGGIVWGIFIPLVIVWAITLGILLAGVKKGIEMANRIFIPTLVLIFIVIVIRAVTLDGAALGLEAFFEPNFDAIMDPTVWVAAYGHIFFSLSVAFAIMITYSSYLPKKSDITNNAFITGFANSSFELLAGIGVFAVLGFMATQSGVEVADVASAGVGLAFVVFPAIINEFPGFNGLFGFLFFLSLTLAGLTSLMSITETYVAGFSEKFGISRRKAVAFGGGLAALISVLFATQGGLFFLDIADYYINQFGVAAVGLVEVVMVVWILRKAGDLQNHANEISDIHLGGWWKFSLGVITPLILGYMMFGLLRLNIFQQFETETGNYEGYSNMFTLFGGVAVAAGALLFGILFSLGKWHKNYRYYDEHSEHPAKEKE; the protein is encoded by the coding sequence ATGGAACGTTCTACATGGGGAACGAGAGCCGGTTTTATCATGGCGGCGGTCGGTTCAGCAATAGGACTAGGGAATATTTGGCGGTTCCCGTATGTAGCATATGAAAATGGTGGGGGCGCATTTTTTATACCGTATTTGTTTGCTCTTTTAACAGCCGGGATTCCAATTCTTATATTGGAGTTTACTATCGGCCATCGTTATCGCGGATCCGCACCACTTTCATTCTTTAGAATGAGCGGCAAGAAAGCCGAATGGCTCGGCTGGTGGGCGATGTTCGTGTCGTTCGTCATCTCAGTGTATTACGCGGTTATTATCGCTTGGGCGATGCGTTATACCTTGTTCTCATTCAATCAGGCATGGGGGGAAGATACAGAAGGCTTCTTATTCAATGACTTCCTTCAACTAACAGTGAATCCAGGTGAGACAGGGGGAATCGTCTGGGGCATTTTCATTCCGTTAGTGATTGTTTGGGCCATCACACTCGGCATTTTGCTTGCCGGCGTTAAAAAAGGAATTGAGATGGCCAACCGCATTTTCATTCCGACTTTGGTATTGATATTCATTGTTATCGTTATCCGTGCGGTCACATTAGACGGGGCAGCGCTTGGACTAGAGGCATTCTTCGAGCCGAACTTTGATGCCATCATGGATCCGACCGTCTGGGTTGCGGCCTATGGGCACATATTCTTCAGTTTATCGGTCGCCTTTGCGATCATGATCACATACTCTAGTTATCTGCCGAAAAAATCGGATATCACAAACAACGCGTTCATCACCGGTTTTGCCAACTCAAGCTTTGAATTGCTTGCCGGTATCGGGGTGTTTGCGGTACTTGGTTTCATGGCGACGCAATCCGGCGTAGAAGTGGCGGATGTGGCATCTGCCGGGGTTGGGCTCGCGTTCGTCGTATTCCCGGCGATAATCAATGAATTCCCAGGGTTCAACGGCCTCTTTGGCTTCTTGTTCTTCCTGTCATTGACATTAGCGGGACTTACATCGCTCATGTCGATCACAGAAACGTATGTCGCTGGATTCAGTGAAAAGTTCGGCATTTCGCGCCGCAAAGCAGTTGCATTCGGCGGCGGCCTTGCCGCATTGATTTCCGTCCTATTCGCTACTCAAGGCGGATTGTTCTTCTTGGATATCGCCGATTACTACATCAACCAATTCGGTGTCGCGGCAGTCGGTCTTGTGGAAGTCGTCATGGTTGTCTGGATCTTGCGTAAAGCAGGCGATTTGCAGAACCATGCAAACGAAATCTCGGATATCCACCTGGGCGGTTGGTGGAAATTCAGCCTTGGCGTTATCACACCACTCATTCTCGGGTATATGATGTTCGGCTTGCTGCGCTTGAATATCTTCCAGCAATTCGAAACGGAAACAGGAAACTATGAAGGCTATTCCAATATGTTCACTTTATTCGGCGGTGTGGCTGTCGCAGCAGGAGCCCTGCTCTTCGGCATCTTGTTCTCGCTCGGCAAATGGCATAAAAACTATCGCTATTACGACGAGCATTCCGAACATCCGGCGAAAGAAAAAGAATAA
- a CDS encoding methionine/alanine import family NSS transporter small subunit has translation MSVSAIVVMIIGMVLLWGGLAASIFHAVRSSKANKAEDLG, from the coding sequence ATGTCAGTTAGCGCAATTGTAGTCATGATCATCGGGATGGTCCTCCTATGGGGAGGGCTTGCAGCAAGCATTTTCCACGCTGTGAGATCGAGCAAAGCAAATAAAGCAGAAGATTTAGGATAG
- a CDS encoding YutD family protein, translating into MITIEKWNYEVIVDHREGFQEEAFQNRYSDILSKYDYILGDWGYGQLRLKGFFEDSNNKASYDTKISTLQDYLYEYCNFGCSYFVLKKAGKAPEPEVQEQPEPEVQEQPESPEAD; encoded by the coding sequence TTGATCACAATTGAGAAATGGAATTACGAGGTGATCGTGGATCATCGCGAAGGATTTCAGGAAGAAGCGTTCCAGAACAGGTACAGCGATATTCTGTCCAAATACGATTACATCCTGGGTGACTGGGGATACGGGCAGCTTCGCCTAAAAGGCTTTTTTGAGGATAGCAACAACAAAGCGAGCTATGATACGAAAATCAGCACGCTCCAGGATTATTTATACGAATACTGTAATTTCGGATGCTCTTATTTTGTCTTGAAAAAGGCCGGAAAAGCGCCAGAACCAGAAGTACAGGAACAACCAGAACCAGAAGTGCAGGAACAACCCGAATCCCCTGAGGCAGATTGA
- a CDS encoding DUF86 domain-containing protein, with translation MYFIDRGKIKQAITYMDALIALYEENGQWDSLKDQLALERLALGAIEAVIDVGNSMIDGFIMRDPGSYEDIIDILVDEKVITEEMDHPLKELVGLRKMLVREFIAVDHGEIERVMDAHLDSLKQFGPKVAHYLEHELGPVSAFIPENENGKN, from the coding sequence ATGTACTTTATCGACCGCGGAAAAATCAAGCAAGCCATCACTTATATGGATGCGCTCATAGCTTTATATGAAGAGAATGGCCAGTGGGATTCGTTGAAAGATCAATTGGCTCTGGAGCGTCTCGCACTCGGGGCGATTGAAGCAGTGATCGATGTCGGGAATTCCATGATAGATGGTTTCATTATGCGCGACCCGGGTAGTTACGAAGATATTATCGATATATTGGTGGATGAAAAAGTGATTACCGAAGAAATGGATCACCCCTTAAAAGAGCTCGTCGGGCTGCGCAAGATGCTCGTACGTGAATTCATAGCCGTCGACCACGGAGAAATCGAACGCGTGATGGATGCACATTTGGATAGCCTGAAACAATTCGGCCCTAAAGTGGCCCATTACCTTGAACATGAACTTGGCCCGGTCTCGGCGTTCATTCCGGAGAACGAGAATGGAAAAAATTAA
- a CDS encoding TIGR01457 family HAD-type hydrolase, translating to MEKIKRYKAYCLDLDGTVYRGEAPVKEAAEFVSRLQQQGIEAFFVTNNASKTQGQLHEKLKRVGVNADKSRIMSSAVAAAKYIKRWYPGRTVYLIGSDGLHEALNTEGIECVEKQADIVLMGLDPQISYKKLSRACLEVQNGAVFLSTNQDLAFPSEEGFLPGNGAITAVVSKATDVDPVFIGKPEIHMLEAIQYEWGFEKEEMVMIGDNYDTDIQAGIRFGIDTVHVNTGVTPMDAVLQKDHPATHMLENLSFWKH from the coding sequence ATGGAAAAAATTAAGCGCTATAAGGCGTATTGCCTGGATCTGGATGGCACGGTGTACCGGGGCGAGGCGCCTGTAAAAGAAGCTGCCGAATTTGTCAGCCGTTTGCAACAACAAGGCATCGAAGCTTTTTTTGTCACGAACAACGCTTCCAAAACGCAGGGGCAATTGCATGAAAAGTTGAAAAGAGTCGGTGTCAATGCCGATAAATCGCGCATCATGTCTTCGGCGGTCGCTGCTGCGAAATACATCAAGCGTTGGTATCCGGGCCGAACGGTTTATCTGATCGGTTCGGATGGCTTACATGAAGCACTTAATACCGAAGGAATTGAATGCGTCGAAAAGCAGGCAGATATCGTCCTAATGGGGCTCGACCCGCAGATCTCCTATAAAAAGCTTTCGCGTGCTTGCCTTGAGGTGCAGAATGGAGCCGTGTTCTTGTCGACTAACCAGGACTTGGCATTCCCTTCGGAAGAAGGATTTCTTCCAGGCAACGGAGCGATAACGGCCGTCGTGTCAAAAGCGACAGATGTCGATCCGGTATTTATCGGCAAGCCGGAAATCCATATGCTCGAAGCCATCCAATATGAATGGGGATTTGAAAAAGAGGAGATGGTGATGATCGGGGATAATTACGACACCGATATCCAGGCAGGGATCCGCTTTGGCATCGATACGGTGCACGTCAATACCGGCGTGACCCCGATGGATGCGGTGTTGCAAAAAGACCATCCTGCGACACATATGCTAGAAAACCTCAGTTTTTGGAAGCATTAA
- a CDS encoding YuzB family protein codes for MNPIIEFCMSNLANGSEESFAKLEQDPNLDVLEYGCLSYCSQCAESLFALVNGEIVEADTPEELTKKIYEFIEENPLF; via the coding sequence ATGAACCCGATTATTGAATTTTGCATGAGCAATCTCGCCAATGGTTCGGAAGAGTCTTTTGCAAAATTAGAGCAGGACCCGAATTTGGATGTACTCGAATATGGTTGTTTAAGCTACTGCAGCCAATGTGCCGAATCCTTGTTTGCACTTGTGAACGGTGAAATTGTGGAAGCGGATACCCCTGAAGAGCTAACCAAGAAAATATATGAGTTCATAGAAGAAAACCCGTTATTTTAA
- a CDS encoding NAD(P)/FAD-dependent oxidoreductase translates to MKKLVLLGGGYGNMRVLLRLLPNNFPQDMEIILIDRTPFHSMKTEFYALAAGTESDHEVRVPFPEHERLKIVNGEIREIGLEEKCIFLEDGQRIAYDELVIGLGCIDKYHGVPGADEFTYSIQTIGNSRKTYEALLGLKSGATVGVVGAGLSGIELASELRESRKDLQIKLFDRSPRILRDFPERLSNFVKKWFDNNNVDVVSNSNITKVEPNLLHNHEETIPVDAVVWTAGIQPVKPVRDLNLESDSSGRVIINQYHQLPNDDNVYVVGDCAALPMAPSAQLAEEQAEQIVKVLRMKWKGEALPETMPEIKLKGFLGSLGKKQGFAYLADRTVTGRIARLMKSGVLWMYKWHNG, encoded by the coding sequence ATGAAAAAACTAGTCTTACTAGGTGGCGGCTATGGCAATATGCGGGTCTTGCTTCGGCTCTTGCCGAATAATTTCCCGCAAGACATGGAAATTATCCTCATTGACCGCACGCCTTTTCACAGCATGAAAACAGAATTTTACGCACTTGCTGCAGGCACAGAATCAGACCACGAGGTGCGTGTTCCGTTTCCGGAGCACGAACGCTTGAAAATCGTCAATGGCGAAATTCGGGAAATCGGCCTTGAAGAAAAATGCATCTTTTTAGAAGACGGCCAGCGCATCGCTTATGATGAATTGGTCATCGGGCTCGGGTGCATTGATAAATACCACGGGGTCCCGGGGGCGGATGAGTTCACATATAGCATCCAGACCATCGGCAACTCCCGGAAAACCTACGAAGCCTTGCTTGGCTTGAAATCAGGGGCCACTGTTGGGGTGGTCGGAGCAGGGCTCAGCGGCATCGAACTTGCCAGTGAATTACGCGAAAGCCGCAAAGATCTGCAAATCAAGCTGTTTGACCGCAGCCCGCGGATTTTGCGTGACTTCCCGGAGCGGCTCAGCAATTTTGTCAAGAAATGGTTCGACAATAATAACGTTGATGTCGTGTCCAATTCGAACATCACCAAAGTAGAGCCGAATCTGCTCCACAACCATGAAGAAACGATCCCGGTCGATGCAGTCGTCTGGACGGCGGGCATCCAGCCGGTCAAACCGGTGCGCGACTTGAATTTGGAAAGCGACAGCAGCGGGCGTGTTATCATCAACCAATACCACCAATTGCCGAACGACGACAATGTCTATGTCGTCGGGGATTGTGCCGCACTTCCAATGGCGCCTTCTGCACAGCTTGCGGAAGAGCAAGCCGAACAGATCGTCAAAGTGCTGCGCATGAAATGGAAAGGCGAGGCATTGCCAGAGACGATGCCGGAGATCAAGCTGAAAGGCTTCCTCGGCTCGCTCGGGAAAAAACAAGGCTTTGCCTACCTCGCAGACCGCACCGTCACTGGACGCATTGCGCGTCTGATGAAATCGGGCGTCTTGTGGATGTACAAATGGCATAATGGGTAA
- a CDS encoding YuzD family protein, translated as MTKKPNIEVYGTDQICASCVNAPSSKDTYEWLEAAISRKYKDQPFSISYIDIEKPLQDAKQQEYAERILEDEFFYPLVLIEGEVVGEGYIQLKPVYQELEKHGFAAAE; from the coding sequence ATGACAAAAAAACCGAACATCGAAGTTTATGGAACCGATCAGATCTGTGCCAGCTGTGTAAACGCTCCGTCATCCAAGGATACCTACGAATGGCTCGAGGCAGCCATCTCGAGAAAATACAAAGATCAGCCATTTTCAATAAGCTATATCGATATTGAGAAACCGTTGCAAGATGCCAAGCAGCAAGAATACGCGGAGCGCATCTTGGAAGATGAATTTTTCTATCCACTTGTGCTGATCGAAGGCGAAGTCGTCGGTGAAGGCTATATTCAATTGAAGCCCGTCTACCAGGAGCTCGAGAAACACGGCTTTGCCGCTGCTGAATAA
- a CDS encoding NifU family protein: protein MTEAMMEDQVMEVLDKLRPFLLRDGGDCELVDVEDGIVKLRLLGACGSCPSSTITLKAGIERALVEEVPGVVEVEQVF from the coding sequence ATGACTGAAGCTATGATGGAAGATCAAGTAATGGAAGTCTTAGATAAATTACGGCCATTCCTTTTGCGCGACGGGGGAGACTGTGAATTGGTGGATGTAGAGGACGGCATTGTAAAATTGCGCCTACTCGGTGCTTGCGGCAGCTGCCCAAGTTCGACCATCACATTGAAAGCGGGCATCGAACGCGCGCTTGTCGAGGAAGTTCCTGGCGTCGTTGAAGTGGAACAAGTCTTTTAA
- a CDS encoding HesB/IscA family protein produces the protein MTQVVEITEAASFQVKEMMRHNEEEGSYLRVAVKGGGCSGLTYGMGFEPEVAETDDQYEQHGIRILINKEDAPILQGTIVDYKQSLMGGGFTIDNPNAIASCGCGTSFRTAKKAGTPENC, from the coding sequence ATGACACAAGTTGTAGAAATTACAGAAGCCGCTTCTTTCCAAGTGAAGGAAATGATGCGCCATAACGAAGAGGAAGGTTCTTATCTGCGCGTGGCTGTAAAAGGCGGCGGCTGCAGCGGCCTGACATATGGCATGGGTTTCGAGCCGGAAGTGGCAGAAACGGACGATCAATACGAACAGCACGGCATCCGCATTTTGATCAATAAAGAAGATGCGCCGATTTTACAAGGGACTATAGTGGATTACAAGCAATCCTTGATGGGTGGCGGATTCACCATTGATAACCCGAACGCTATCGCCTCATGTGGCTGCGGCACAAGTTTCCGCACCGCCAAAAAAGCAGGGACTCCTGAAAACTGCTGA